The Spiroplasma citri genome has a segment encoding these proteins:
- the pheS gene encoding phenylalanine--tRNA ligase subunit alpha: MEKELELLFNQATKKIKAAKTVAEVNTLQLKYLGKKAMLNDLLKKMKDLTHQERLTIGQKANQIKEELTVLCQTKKTELENALLLATIEQEKIDLSLPGYNLVLATKHPLNQVIDEISQLFQELGYDIVFGTEVDDDEYNFQRLNLPLGHPARDMQDTFYLSKNTLLRTHCTNMTARAISQMKSKNEIIAMISTGNTYRRDDDDATHSHQFMQIDGFLVAPNITFANLKWTIQYFCQRMFGEATQIRLRPSFFPFTEPSVEVDVTCVNCQGKGCSICKQTGWIEIMGSGMINPLVYEACGQDPTLTGFAFGIGIERIAMLKYGIDDIRRFYTNDIRFLEQFKKFD; the protein is encoded by the coding sequence ATGGAAAAAGAATTAGAGTTATTATTTAATCAAGCAACAAAAAAAATTAAAGCAGCAAAAACAGTAGCGGAAGTTAATACGCTTCAATTAAAATATTTGGGAAAAAAAGCAATGTTGAATGATTTATTGAAAAAAATGAAAGATTTAACGCATCAAGAACGTTTAACAATTGGACAAAAAGCAAATCAAATTAAAGAGGAATTAACCGTATTATGTCAAACTAAAAAGACAGAATTAGAAAATGCTTTATTATTAGCAACAATTGAACAAGAAAAAATTGATTTGTCGTTACCAGGATATAATTTAGTGTTAGCAACAAAGCATCCTTTAAACCAAGTTATTGATGAAATTTCTCAATTATTCCAAGAATTAGGATATGATATTGTGTTTGGAACTGAAGTTGATGATGATGAATATAATTTTCAACGCTTAAATTTACCATTAGGGCATCCCGCTCGTGATATGCAAGATACATTTTATTTGTCTAAAAATACATTATTACGAACACATTGTACCAATATGACAGCCCGTGCAATTTCGCAGATGAAAAGTAAAAACGAAATTATTGCGATGATTTCAACCGGAAATACTTATCGTCGGGATGATGATGATGCTACGCATTCACACCAATTTATGCAAATTGATGGATTTTTAGTTGCTCCAAATATTACTTTTGCTAATTTAAAATGAACAATTCAATACTTTTGCCAAAGAATGTTTGGTGAAGCGACGCAAATCCGTTTACGGCCAAGTTTTTTTCCATTTACAGAACCGTCAGTTGAAGTTGATGTTACTTGTGTTAATTGTCAAGGTAAAGGTTGTTCAATTTGCAAGCAAACTGGATGAATTGAGATTATGGGGTCTGGGATGATTAATCCGCTTGTTTATGAAGCATGTGGTCAAGATCCAACATTAACTGGCTTTGCTTTTGGGATTGGAATTGAACGAATTGCGATGTTAAAATATGGGATTGATGATATTCGTCGTTTTTATACGAATGACATTCGCTTTTTAGAACAATTTAAGAAATTTGATTAG
- a CDS encoding ABC transporter permease, giving the protein MRQILKSYLKAYFKNWIEAGGLILFIIIIIATIAGILSGALQYKIKYNDLIYTSEQWDYGFFSVEDYKPNFMEDYYLHNKFIDKNKQEISVTGVPQAILNENSSWWTTTKSVCDSLPSLQQFCSTSQIMAKLFEVAQYRGMYQNIDGVNPIAYLYFQKYNWNQPKEMVTRLLAQKTLPEYSVGVFETISFKQETSSNYTLKITPAVVQNLEQTAPVNFNQLKLYQGRLPITNDEAVVSSLFAEQNKLKIGDIFSVIPNNPKFNLKIVGIGNNLDNFIKQTNLKINNSNDIRKYGVLFTTERFYTQFQDANVRGELGTITLKPSQKILIKLNSSNAILTLKENLAQGYINPTATLIPYENNYIAMQTQNINIQIILYSAIGFVLLFLGFIFINYTMKKEMNKTRRQIGIFKAFGYQTTELSWIFSTKFFVTMLFGIILGYCISIPIQLYVNTLYTTGLLIPFKLIYVSWWFMLILFLVIPVFFTTLSFLFTMSYLKKPSLVLINGAGKMHFYGLIIGIKKIFSKTSFLFRIQLAFTLKGFWKWIIVMFIFFISSLLFIIQFNASDIFSQIVYSFSNVYQKDVDHRFQFPSLLTMATSYRTPAGEEKLKLINNNHFQVLPTSDVEQTQAVSLAKFNELATAIHQNPMDIELWRKLLLYQPIYQSVYLTDLIQVVKDIKNITGKNLPDWGKNIINLSNLIDQTHVKTVVSFNTLYYNPQTELPVLNLAVTPSNREAAVISDLNLKGIEPDTWAEFYQMKDVNETVMTQLFVAPLTRTQIPAIISEKIAKLNNLKINDTFEFTVKNVRSTYNLSIVVKGINKNDTTRSNVFINANTIRFLFYDFNGKPVPGDFYDGVISKEKIIYDKINPKDLLMGKQDYKISLQNLTINIFNHNITDNLGKIMTTITSDGSDISIFTGPNNVELITLQKLLASAGLWILNDSLLILQILNGIIIFIILSVITSSVIDEASQVILTMRALGYKPRQVNFIVIGNYVLGVLFTLFFAYFISLLIWHFAVNIILEQFRFVINLPLNWQTPLKVGTIIGIILVLAWLLSMHLVKKQKLNELTE; this is encoded by the coding sequence ATGCGCCAAATTTTAAAAAGTTATTTAAAAGCATATTTTAAAAATTGAATTGAAGCAGGAGGCTTAATTCTTTTTATTATCATTATTATTGCAACAATTGCCGGAATTTTATCAGGGGCATTACAATATAAAATAAAATATAATGATTTAATTTATACCTCTGAGCAATGAGATTATGGTTTTTTTAGTGTTGAAGATTATAAACCTAATTTTATGGAAGATTATTATTTGCATAATAAGTTTATTGATAAAAATAAGCAAGAGATTAGTGTTACCGGAGTTCCTCAAGCAATTTTAAATGAAAACAGTAGTTGGTGAACAACAACAAAAAGTGTTTGTGATAGTCTACCATCATTACAACAATTTTGCTCAACAAGTCAAATTATGGCTAAGTTATTTGAAGTTGCTCAATACCGAGGAATGTATCAAAACATTGATGGTGTTAATCCAATTGCCTATCTTTATTTTCAAAAATATAATTGAAATCAACCAAAAGAAATGGTGACACGGTTATTAGCACAAAAAACTTTGCCAGAATATTCTGTTGGTGTTTTTGAAACGATTTCATTTAAACAAGAAACTAGTTCAAATTATACTTTAAAGATTACTCCTGCAGTAGTACAAAATTTAGAACAAACAGCACCAGTTAATTTTAACCAATTGAAGTTATATCAAGGACGGTTACCAATAACAAATGATGAAGCAGTTGTTAGTAGTTTATTTGCGGAGCAAAATAAGTTAAAGATTGGAGATATTTTTTCAGTCATTCCAAATAACCCAAAATTTAATTTAAAAATTGTTGGGATTGGAAATAATTTAGATAATTTTATTAAGCAGACAAATTTAAAAATTAATAATAGTAATGATATTCGGAAATATGGTGTTTTATTTACAACTGAGCGATTTTACACTCAATTTCAAGATGCAAATGTCCGTGGTGAATTAGGAACTATTACTTTAAAACCAAGTCAAAAAATTTTAATTAAGTTAAATTCATCAAATGCAATTTTAACTTTAAAAGAAAATTTAGCTCAAGGATATATTAATCCAACAGCAACTTTAATTCCATATGAAAATAATTATATTGCAATGCAAACACAAAATATTAACATTCAAATTATTTTATATAGTGCCATTGGTTTTGTGCTTTTATTTTTAGGTTTTATTTTTATTAATTATACAATGAAAAAAGAGATGAATAAAACTCGTCGGCAAATTGGAATTTTTAAAGCTTTTGGTTATCAAACAACTGAATTATCATGAATTTTTTCAACAAAGTTTTTTGTTACGATGCTATTTGGTATTATATTAGGATATTGTATCAGTATTCCTATTCAGTTATATGTTAATACATTATATACAACAGGATTATTAATTCCATTTAAACTAATTTATGTTTCTTGATGATTTATGCTAATTTTGTTTTTAGTTATTCCAGTCTTTTTTACTACTTTATCATTTTTATTTACAATGAGTTATTTAAAAAAACCAAGTTTAGTATTAATTAATGGTGCAGGAAAAATGCATTTTTATGGTTTAATAATTGGCATTAAAAAAATTTTTAGTAAAACAAGTTTCTTGTTTCGAATTCAATTGGCATTTACTTTAAAAGGATTTTGAAAATGAATAATTGTAATGTTTATTTTCTTTATTTCTTCATTACTCTTTATCATTCAATTTAATGCATCTGATATTTTTAGTCAAATTGTTTATTCGTTTAGTAATGTTTATCAAAAAGATGTTGACCATCGATTCCAATTTCCAAGTTTATTAACAATGGCAACAAGTTATAGAACTCCAGCAGGAGAAGAAAAATTAAAATTAATAAATAATAATCATTTTCAAGTGTTACCAACAAGTGATGTTGAACAAACACAAGCGGTTTCATTAGCAAAATTTAATGAATTAGCAACGGCTATTCATCAAAATCCGATGGATATAGAATTATGAAGAAAACTCCTCCTTTATCAGCCAATTTATCAATCAGTTTATTTGACTGATTTAATTCAAGTTGTTAAAGATATAAAAAATATTACAGGAAAAAATTTACCAGATTGAGGGAAAAACATTATTAATTTAAGTAATCTAATTGACCAAACCCATGTTAAGACAGTTGTTAGTTTTAATACATTGTATTACAATCCTCAAACAGAATTGCCAGTTCTTAATTTAGCTGTAACTCCAAGTAATCGTGAAGCAGCAGTCATTAGTGATCTTAATTTAAAAGGGATTGAACCAGATACTTGAGCAGAGTTTTACCAAATGAAAGATGTTAATGAGACCGTCATGACTCAATTGTTTGTGGCACCATTAACAAGAACACAAATTCCTGCAATTATTTCAGAAAAAATAGCTAAATTAAATAATTTAAAAATTAATGACACGTTTGAATTTACAGTTAAAAATGTAAGATCTACTTATAATTTATCAATTGTTGTTAAAGGAATTAATAAAAATGATACAACACGAAGTAATGTTTTTATTAATGCTAATACTATTCGATTTTTATTTTATGATTTTAACGGAAAACCAGTACCAGGTGATTTTTATGATGGTGTAATTTCGAAGGAAAAAATAATTTATGATAAGATTAATCCAAAAGATTTACTAATGGGGAAACAGGATTATAAAATTTCGTTGCAAAACTTAACAATTAACATTTTTAATCATAATATTACCGATAATTTAGGAAAAATTATGACAACAATAACTAGTGATGGTAGTGATATTAGTATTTTTACTGGTCCAAATAATGTTGAATTAATTACCTTGCAAAAATTATTAGCATCAGCAGGCTTATGGATCTTAAATGATTCATTGTTGATTTTACAAATATTAAATGGAATTATTATTTTCATTATTTTATCAGTTATTACTTCTTCAGTAATTGATGAAGCTAGCCAAGTTATTTTAACAATGCGAGCCTTAGGATATAAACCACGGCAAGTAAACTTTATTGTGATTGGTAATTATGTTCTTGGTGTTTTATTTACCTTGTTTTTTGCATATTTTATTTCCTTACTAATTTGGCATTTTGCTGTTAATATTATTTTAGAACAGTTTAGATTTGTTATTAATTTGCCATTAAATTGACAAACACCATTAAAAGTTGGAACTATTATTGGGATTATTTTAGTTTTAGCATGACTATTATCTATGCATTTAGTAAAAAAACAGAAACTAAATGAATTAACTGAGTAA
- a CDS encoding NAD(P)H-hydrate dehydratase — MIYTVDTLTGLIASLVGRGYELFEAAIVGTYLHGLAGDEISQYKKPVLPTDIIDQIGFVLAELIGNEDSINFKK, encoded by the coding sequence ATAATTTATACAGTCGATACTTTAACTGGTTTAATTGCCAGTTTAGTTGGTCGGGGTTATGAATTATTTGAAGCAGCAATCGTTGGAACATATTTACATGGGCTAGCTGGGGATGAAATTTCACAATACAAAAAACCAGTTTTGCCAACAGACATTATTGACCAAATTGGTTTTGTTTTAGCAGAACTTATTGGAAATGAAGATTCTATTAATTTTAAAAAGTAG
- a CDS encoding Mbov_0401 family ICE element transposase-like protein codes for MDINSIINGKNFFNEIYNDLEKYAIREIAYRLEKWDDFIFQNYQEDDNFKDFRVKEIRTKTLITLKGKIKFKRRRYCWTNPKTGKTEYVFILDIILGIKKWQRMGNDVKERILSFLSKDKKYCDISGTLEKAGISLMSISNTIKNATTNDKYYINKTNIKINVPHTLYIQIDGTYIKMWNQNEKIKKHILLSTVHTGYDQIKSTEKRPVIANKLGVYEMDNIPNYITKKTKLRPFVVKLILLIINNYNIQNDTEIMILGDGANWIKGVKKDIADRFPNNKVHYTIDKFHLKSRFEKLFPFQSKNAEIKEIFNKAVDYFYNGKYEELLQCLKDSKPFIPESKLDYFNKTKKLIKNNEEGIKNQTLWNNIGCHVEGDISHIKGRFVKKATYNEKTLKNKMNAIMQEYTNKIDIFNQLEQPPENISILYNNFNKTQQQNLYLY; via the coding sequence ATGGATATTAATAGTATTATTAATGGAAAAAACTTTTTTAATGAAATATATAACGATTTAGAAAAATATGCTATTAGAGAAATTGCATATAGATTAGAAAAATGAGATGATTTTATTTTTCAAAATTATCAAGAAGATGATAATTTTAAAGATTTTAGAGTAAAAGAAATTAGAACAAAAACATTAATTACTTTAAAGGGGAAAATAAAATTTAAAAGAAGAAGATATTGTTGAACTAATCCAAAGACGGGAAAAACAGAGTATGTTTTTATTTTAGATATAATTTTAGGAATTAAAAAATGACAAAGAATGGGAAATGATGTCAAAGAAAGAATATTGTCATTTTTGAGTAAAGATAAAAAATATTGCGACATTTCTGGTACATTAGAAAAAGCAGGAATCAGTTTAATGTCAATTTCAAATACTATAAAAAATGCAACAACAAACGACAAATATTATATTAATAAAACAAATATTAAAATAAATGTCCCTCATACTTTATATATTCAAATTGATGGTACTTATATAAAAATGTGGAACCAAAATGAAAAAATAAAAAAACACATCCTATTGTCTACCGTTCATACTGGCTATGATCAAATAAAATCAACTGAAAAAAGACCAGTAATTGCAAATAAGTTGGGCGTTTATGAAATGGATAATATTCCAAATTATATTACTAAAAAAACAAAATTAAGACCTTTTGTTGTTAAATTAATACTTTTAATTATAAATAATTATAATATTCAAAATGATACTGAAATTATGATTTTAGGTGATGGAGCAAATTGAATTAAAGGTGTTAAAAAAGATATTGCAGATCGCTTTCCTAATAACAAAGTTCATTATACAATAGATAAATTTCATCTTAAAAGCAGATTTGAAAAGTTATTTCCTTTTCAAAGCAAAAACGCAGAAATTAAAGAAATTTTTAATAAAGCTGTTGATTATTTTTATAATGGAAAATATGAGGAATTATTACAGTGTTTAAAAGATAGCAAACCATTTATTCCTGAATCTAAATTAGATTATTTTAATAAAACAAAAAAACTAATTAAAAATAATGAAGAGGGTATTAAAAATCAGACATTGTGAAATAATATTGGTTGTCATGTTGAAGGCGATATATCACATATTAAAGGGAGATTTGTTAAAAAAGCAACTTATAATGAAAAAACCTTAAAAAACAAAATGAACGCTATTATGCAGGAATATACAAATAAAATTGATATTTTTAATCAATTAGAACAACCACCAGAAAATATTAGTATTTTATATAATAATTTTAATAAAACTCAACAACAAAATTTATATCTTTATTAA
- a CDS encoding lipoprotein, whose translation MKKRLSFLGAITLLGTSTTSLVACNNIPQYNEDELQQLKQENQICTNCKEIKENLEWIAPQEKPFNQVDNKWYYVVCRGNENDVWEIVKFNNNEFPKQKIHYKGKEKITINYGNFSGFQRLKDLYFISRDSLTIKYWSEDSGKYFKAVYRWNGGEENLPDLVVNNDGNVKVNGE comes from the coding sequence ATGAAAAAAAGATTAAGTTTTTTAGGAGCAATTACATTATTAGGAACAAGCACAACAAGTTTAGTTGCTTGTAATAATATACCACAATATAACGAAGATGAATTACAACAACTAAAACAAGAAAACCAAATATGTACAAATTGCAAAGAAATAAAAGAAAACTTAGAATGAATAGCACCACAAGAAAAACCATTTAATCAAGTTGATAATAAATGATATTATGTAGTTTGTCGCGGCAATGAAAATGATGTTTGAGAAATTGTTAAATTTAATAATAATGAATTTCCAAAACAAAAAATACATTATAAAGGTAAAGAAAAAATAACAATTAATTATGGAAATTTTAGTGGCTTTCAAAGATTAAAAGATTTGTATTTTATTTCTAGAGATTCATTGACAATTAAATATTGGTCTGAAGACAGTGGAAAATATTTTAAAGCAGTTTATCGTTGAAATGGCGGAGAAGAAAATTTACCTGATTTAGTTGTTAATAATGATGGTAATGTAAAAGTTAATGGCGAATAA